Proteins from one Prevotella sp. E2-28 genomic window:
- a CDS encoding DUF4492 domain-containing protein, whose protein sequence is MNKHNFLYRTFDLYYEGFRHMTLGKTLWAVIIVKLIVIFIVLKIFFFPNYIGERTEKGAEPDFVANELIDRASP, encoded by the coding sequence ATGAATAAACATAACTTCCTATATAGAACATTTGACCTTTACTATGAAGGGTTTCGCCACATGACGCTGGGGAAGACGCTTTGGGCTGTTATCATCGTGAAACTCATCGTCATTTTCATTGTCTTGAAAATATTTTTCTTTCCTAATTATATAGGTGAACGTACGGAGAAAGGAGCTGAGCCTGATTTCGTGGCTAATGAGCTCATAGACAGAGCGTCCCCATAA
- a CDS encoding cytochrome d ubiquinol oxidase subunit II, whose product MTYEFLQHYWCFIVSLLGALLVFLLFVQGANSMIFTLGKNQEERRLLINSTGRKWEFTFTTLVTFGGAFFASYPLFYSTSFGGAYWLWMLILFTFVLQAVSYEFQNKIGNFLGPKTFQCFLVLNGILGPLLLGGAVATFFEGSNFIVEKDNLINADALTPIISHWANASHGLDALLNPWVLVFGLAVLFLARTLGILYMMNNINDDEIRTRSRYQLAGSAFVFVVLFVVYLVHLILKDGFAYDESGKIFMEPNKYLHNMIDMWYLTAVMLVGVVLVLWGIISELLKLKREDPDPEDLEPENIDGIWYAGIGTVLTVTPLLLMSAWNHTAYYPSTADLQSSLTMENSCSSYFTLNTMFWVSLLVPFVLAYIIYAWHKIDSKKISRTEIEADDHAY is encoded by the coding sequence ATGACATACGAATTCTTGCAACACTATTGGTGCTTCATCGTATCGCTATTGGGAGCACTGCTTGTCTTCCTGCTCTTTGTTCAGGGAGCCAACTCCATGATATTTACGCTGGGGAAGAATCAAGAGGAGCGCCGCCTGCTCATCAACTCTACAGGCCGCAAGTGGGAATTTACCTTCACCACGCTGGTCACCTTTGGTGGTGCCTTCTTCGCCTCTTACCCATTGTTCTATTCTACAAGCTTCGGTGGTGCCTACTGGCTATGGATGCTCATCCTCTTCACGTTCGTGCTTCAGGCCGTGAGTTATGAGTTCCAGAACAAGATAGGAAACTTCCTAGGTCCCAAGACCTTCCAGTGTTTCCTCGTACTGAATGGCATCCTAGGTCCGCTACTTCTTGGCGGAGCCGTAGCCACGTTCTTCGAGGGTTCCAACTTCATCGTTGAGAAAGACAACCTGATTAATGCTGATGCCCTCACGCCAATCATCAGCCATTGGGCCAATGCCTCTCATGGTCTTGACGCCCTGCTTAATCCCTGGGTACTCGTCTTCGGACTGGCCGTGCTCTTCCTGGCTCGTACACTGGGCATCCTTTACATGATGAACAATATCAATGACGACGAGATTCGCACACGTTCTCGCTACCAATTGGCAGGCTCAGCCTTCGTCTTCGTAGTGCTCTTCGTTGTTTATCTGGTTCATCTCATCCTGAAAGACGGCTTTGCCTATGATGAGAGTGGAAAAATCTTCATGGAGCCCAACAAGTACCTGCATAACATGATAGACATGTGGTATCTCACCGCCGTGATGCTAGTTGGCGTAGTGCTTGTACTTTGGGGAATCATCAGCGAGCTGTTAAAACTGAAACGTGAAGATCCTGATCCAGAAGACCTAGAACCAGAAAACATCGATGGCATCTGGTATGCAGGCATCGGCACCGTGCTCACCGTGACACCCTTGCTGCTCATGTCAGCTTGGAACCACACGGCCTATTATCCCTCTACGGCCGACCTGCAGTCATCACTCACCATGGAGAATTCCTGCAGCAGCTATTTCACCCTTAACACCATGTTTTGGGTGTCGCTCCTCGTACCTTTCGTCCTGGCTTACATCATCTATGCCTGGCACAAGATAGACAGCAAGAAGATAAGCCGGACCGAGATAGAGGCCGATGACCACGCTTATTAG
- a CDS encoding clostripain-related cysteine peptidase: protein MSGDTYAAWTYGKAWQQTELKSDGTGVTNIYYLSGDNAVAREHYSFTYTATDGVLTMDIAERNTKTTARYAVSDGKLTMMEGEGQTVMQKMDDAKAKDFDAWNRKDNLVNVPQPARYTVFVYGNAGGTMDKIIEYGFWEKIQPLLKDHNNVRVVCFYKYGKEKSEDGKDFTGKYADPGDIVWFDLNDTTNLENIRNGGLRALGYEKEAQELKLCDPTTVSAFIQISSLVCPAEQYVFSIWGHGSGLSPMADVPGKYEDPAAAPATRGVIGDEWNNDEQLDMYELSTAIRSAGLNRLNTIFFHNCLMGNMETLTELRGLSDYIVASAHLLVSEGELLTEYVRGLLEKGNTEDAIAQMFERVHPKWEQSYHGFNDEDDGSKTEYWYNGDYKLIRTAKLDAIISAAKRLADRLVALYPTQREAIDKATKEVYRFHTMKVKELNSAQNSKLTFVNPFVDLADYAHLLTKETGDAEMAAISADLDKAFSEAFIYYADVNTNEQHLDHYTLSVCLANNETYTADAASELIKYFVRNALCNFDQGYEQTTFHKLTGWGNWLRTNQQLLWGNPTSNGGGPLK, encoded by the coding sequence GTGTCGGGGGATACTTACGCCGCCTGGACATACGGCAAGGCATGGCAGCAGACGGAGCTGAAGTCCGACGGCACAGGTGTAACCAACATCTATTACCTCAGCGGCGACAACGCCGTGGCGCGTGAGCACTATTCGTTCACCTATACAGCTACGGACGGCGTGCTGACGATGGACATCGCGGAGAGGAACACCAAGACCACTGCCAGATATGCCGTGAGCGACGGCAAACTGACGATGATGGAGGGCGAAGGCCAGACGGTCATGCAGAAGATGGACGACGCAAAGGCTAAGGACTTTGATGCGTGGAACAGGAAGGACAACCTGGTCAATGTGCCGCAGCCCGCCCGCTACACCGTCTTTGTCTATGGCAATGCGGGAGGCACCATGGATAAGATTATTGAGTATGGCTTCTGGGAGAAGATACAGCCGCTGCTCAAGGACCACAACAACGTCCGTGTGGTCTGCTTCTACAAATATGGCAAGGAAAAGTCCGAGGATGGCAAAGACTTTACAGGTAAGTATGCCGACCCGGGCGACATCGTATGGTTCGATCTGAACGACACGACCAACCTGGAGAATATTCGTAACGGAGGACTTCGGGCGCTGGGGTATGAAAAGGAGGCCCAGGAACTGAAACTGTGCGACCCCACGACCGTCAGCGCGTTCATCCAGATCAGCAGTCTGGTGTGTCCTGCCGAGCAGTATGTGTTCAGCATATGGGGACATGGCAGCGGACTAAGCCCCATGGCCGATGTCCCCGGCAAATACGAAGACCCCGCCGCTGCACCTGCCACCCGAGGGGTCATTGGCGATGAGTGGAATAACGATGAACAACTGGATATGTATGAACTGAGTACCGCCATCCGTTCCGCAGGCTTGAACCGGCTGAACACCATCTTCTTCCATAACTGTCTGATGGGCAACATGGAGACGCTGACCGAACTGCGCGGCCTGTCCGACTACATCGTGGCCTCGGCACACCTGCTTGTGAGCGAGGGCGAACTGCTCACGGAATACGTCCGCGGACTGCTGGAGAAGGGGAATACCGAGGATGCCATCGCACAGATGTTTGAGCGCGTGCATCCGAAATGGGAACAGTCCTATCACGGTTTTAATGACGAAGACGATGGGAGTAAGACAGAGTACTGGTACAACGGCGACTACAAACTCATCCGTACCGCCAAGCTCGATGCCATTATCAGTGCCGCCAAGCGCCTCGCCGACAGACTCGTCGCACTCTACCCCACGCAAAGGGAAGCCATCGACAAGGCCACCAAGGAGGTGTATCGGTTCCACACCATGAAAGTGAAAGAGCTGAACTCCGCTCAAAATTCCAAGTTAACCTTCGTGAATCCCTTTGTCGATCTGGCAGACTATGCCCATTTGTTGACAAAGGAGACTGGCGACGCAGAAATGGCTGCCATCTCTGCCGATTTGGACAAAGCCTTCAGCGAAGCCTTCATCTACTATGCCGATGTCAACACGAACGAACAGCATCTAGACCACTACACGCTGAGCGTCTGCCTGGCCAACAACGAGACCTACACGGCAGATGCCGCCTCGGAACTGATTAAGTATTTTGTCCGTAATGCCCTGTGCAATTTCGACCAAGGCTACGAGCAGACCACATTCCACAAACTGACAGGATGGGGCAACTGGCTGCGCACCAACCAGCAACTGCTTTGGGGCAATCCCACAAGCAACGGCGGTGGTCCGCTCAAGTGA
- a CDS encoding smalltalk protein, translated as MKNKELWKFAIQTAISILSAIATALGVTSCMA; from the coding sequence ATGAAGAACAAGGAACTTTGGAAATTCGCCATTCAAACGGCAATCAGCATTCTGTCGGCCATCGCTACGGCACTGGGAGTGACTAGCTGCATGGCGTAA
- a CDS encoding DHH family phosphoesterase has product MVAATLTSSLFVWTSCSNDDNAVIPQPGHETEFGALLKTLDWGTDTCFVYGHKTPDVDAVTSALSYARLMRLMGYNCKAKVSSGMNRETAYIAHVFGFALPELKSSVVPQTRLILTDHTDYAQCVEGAREAVVLQKIDHHVEGDIADSGIPFVRREMVGSTNTIIYEMYKEQGIAIDDETARIMLAGIISDTRNLSKTTTQAIDSTALQALTAQLAISPDSVARLNRGMEDAATDYTGMADAEIFLSDYKEYEIGGHLLGFGSLVCKQSQTEAFIDRMLAVMPEVMGQRGRQMLVAKIDNMVENTGDDRAERPYVENGTYFIYYGEGAKQVAEGVFGPSLREGVCYTSEELSRKQIVPRITEVLTGN; this is encoded by the coding sequence ATGGTGGCTGCCACCCTGACAAGCAGCCTCTTTGTATGGACATCCTGTTCGAACGATGACAATGCGGTGATTCCGCAGCCCGGCCATGAAACGGAGTTCGGCGCACTGCTGAAAACACTGGACTGGGGCACGGACACATGCTTCGTCTATGGTCACAAGACACCCGATGTGGATGCCGTCACCTCGGCCTTGTCGTATGCCAGGCTGATGCGGCTGATGGGCTACAACTGTAAGGCCAAGGTGTCGAGCGGGATGAACCGCGAGACGGCCTATATCGCCCACGTGTTCGGCTTCGCGCTGCCCGAACTGAAGTCGAGCGTGGTGCCGCAGACACGGCTCATCCTGACCGACCACACCGACTATGCGCAGTGCGTGGAGGGTGCCCGCGAAGCCGTTGTCCTGCAGAAGATAGACCACCATGTGGAGGGCGACATTGCAGACAGCGGCATCCCCTTTGTGCGCCGCGAGATGGTTGGCTCCACCAACACCATCATCTACGAGATGTATAAGGAACAGGGCATCGCCATCGACGACGAGACCGCCCGCATCATGCTGGCAGGCATCATCAGCGACACGCGCAACCTGTCGAAAACCACCACGCAGGCCATCGACTCCACGGCATTGCAAGCTCTGACCGCACAGTTGGCCATCAGCCCCGACTCCGTGGCTCGTCTGAACCGTGGCATGGAGGATGCAGCCACCGACTATACCGGCATGGCCGATGCCGAGATTTTCCTCTCCGACTACAAGGAATACGAGATTGGCGGCCATCTGCTTGGCTTCGGCAGCCTCGTCTGCAAGCAGAGTCAGACGGAAGCCTTCATCGACCGCATGCTGGCAGTCATGCCCGAAGTGATGGGGCAGCGTGGGCGGCAGATGCTCGTTGCCAAGATTGACAACATGGTGGAGAACACGGGCGACGACCGTGCCGAACGGCCTTACGTGGAGAATGGCACCTATTTTATATATTATGGTGAAGGTGCCAAGCAGGTGGCCGAGGGCGTCTTCGGTCCGTCATTGCGTGAGGGTGTCTGCTATACATCCGAGGAACTCTCACGCAAGCAGATAGTGCCGCGAATCACTGAAGTGCTGACTGGTAATTAA
- a CDS encoding clostripain-related cysteine peptidase translates to MRKLHELTWMLAATLVCGASVFTSCSSDSDDNPVINPDEPQQQLADYTIIFYGHGGSNLDAFLMDNIAQFFKADADHRRNVSICAQYKFSTLENLQNSYRDLKTEIDPNDPAQVALVERIKDFYPYGGKTSRFTVDPTVAETDMMATITAHFIGPDNADISRTDSLTRFIDWAARVRPARRYILVLSDHGDGYLPTEEISVAAAAARQTRSVIKDDGHNRAHFTAKSLTEAIRQASVHVSAVYCDACLMNAAEYQFELAPVTDYLVLSTFLVPSAGGNYTELVDALSDNPDDPEQALTRFARFCVDAWDKDAEKEDNGEDVPHYHDMSVYRSAEADAFGAELKKFVDRLVDVYQNGTDYARTRIDSITANAYRVDDEQPTYDLMNYIIGLTAALPDDFGPVIEGLADQAYNHYFALQQSSKWLEENGHTVSLSVMLGCQGHFTTVENGLHFRYDADGLVYLFADGQPTSDGLPWGSTLDATYGQLRFDRLTGWSRWLKLNRQEPNTKCYTEYYEY, encoded by the coding sequence ATGAGAAAGTTACATGAATTAACATGGATGCTCGCCGCCACCCTCGTTTGCGGCGCAAGTGTATTCACATCGTGTTCGTCGGACAGCGACGACAACCCAGTAATTAACCCCGACGAGCCGCAGCAGCAACTGGCCGACTACACCATCATCTTCTACGGTCACGGCGGCAGCAACCTCGACGCTTTCCTGATGGATAACATCGCCCAGTTCTTCAAAGCCGACGCCGACCACCGGCGCAACGTGAGCATCTGCGCACAATACAAGTTCTCGACCCTCGAGAACTTGCAGAACAGCTACAGGGACTTGAAAACCGAAATCGACCCCAACGACCCGGCCCAGGTAGCCTTAGTCGAAAGGATTAAGGACTTCTACCCCTATGGCGGGAAGACCAGCCGCTTCACCGTCGACCCCACAGTCGCCGAGACCGACATGATGGCCACCATCACCGCCCATTTCATTGGCCCCGACAATGCCGACATCTCGCGAACCGACTCGCTCACCCGCTTCATCGACTGGGCAGCGCGGGTGCGCCCCGCCCGCAGGTATATCCTCGTACTGTCCGACCACGGCGATGGCTATCTGCCCACCGAGGAAATCTCTGTCGCTGCTGCCGCCGCCCGCCAGACCCGCAGCGTCATCAAGGACGACGGCCACAACCGGGCCCACTTCACCGCCAAGAGTCTCACCGAGGCCATCCGGCAGGCCTCGGTGCACGTCAGCGCCGTCTATTGCGACGCCTGCCTGATGAACGCGGCCGAATATCAGTTCGAACTGGCCCCGGTGACCGACTACCTCGTGCTCTCCACCTTCCTCGTGCCTAGCGCGGGCGGCAACTACACTGAGCTGGTCGACGCCCTCTCGGACAACCCCGACGATCCCGAGCAGGCCCTGACGCGCTTCGCACGATTCTGCGTCGACGCCTGGGACAAGGATGCCGAAAAGGAAGACAATGGCGAGGACGTGCCCCACTATCACGACATGAGCGTCTATCGCTCGGCCGAGGCCGACGCCTTCGGCGCTGAACTCAAGAAGTTCGTCGACCGTCTGGTCGACGTCTATCAGAACGGCACCGACTACGCCCGGACCCGCATCGACTCGATCACCGCCAACGCCTATCGCGTCGACGACGAGCAGCCCACCTACGACCTCATGAACTACATCATCGGCCTCACTGCCGCACTGCCCGACGACTTTGGGCCTGTGATTGAGGGTCTGGCCGACCAGGCCTACAACCACTACTTCGCCCTCCAGCAGTCGAGCAAGTGGCTCGAAGAGAACGGCCACACCGTCTCGCTCAGCGTGATGCTCGGCTGCCAGGGCCACTTCACCACCGTGGAGAATGGCCTGCACTTCCGTTATGATGCCGACGGATTAGTCTATCTGTTTGCCGACGGCCAGCCGACCAGCGATGGTCTGCCATGGGGCTCCACCCTCGATGCCACCTACGGCCAGCTGCGCTTCGACCGGCTCACCGGCTGGAGCCGCTGGCTCAAACTGAATAGACAGGAACCCAACACAAAATGTTACACCGAATATTACGAATATTAA
- a CDS encoding DNA topoisomerase 3: MIVCIAEKPSVAKDIARIIGANSSHDGYMEGNGYQVTWTFGHLCELKMPEDYTPVWKAWSLSALPMIPPKFGIRLKDDTGIKKQFAIIESLMQKADGIINCGDAGQEGELIQRWVMQKAQAKCPVQRLWISSMTDEAIREGFATLKDQNEYQSLYLAGLSRAVGDWLLGINCTRLYTIKYGQNRQVLSIGRVQTPTLALIVNRQKEIDNFKPEPFWVLATVYRDTTFTATSGKFTSKEEGEKAFATIEGKPFTVTKVEKKNGKETPPSLYDLTSLQVDCNKKFGYSAEMTLNIIQQLYEQKLTTYPRVDTTFLPDDVYGKCPQTMNGLFQVKFAGQSPYAELVKALGGKPLLKSKKVFDSSKVTDHHAIIPTGIVPQNLTDVQRKVYDLIARRFICVFYPDCQFAQTTVLGDVDGIEFKVTGRTILDPGWRAVYAKDAQTDDDEKKPEEEERMLPAFTKGESGEHTPTLTEKMTTPPKYYTEATLLRAMETAGKLVEDEELRRAMKENGIGRPSTRAAIIETLFKRHYIRKERKNLLATATGIELIDLIREELLKSAELTGIWEKKLRDIEAKKYDPVKFIDELKQQVSEIVREVISDNSNRRVSVEAEPQAKPKAGAKAEGKKPRAPRKKKAEEPATPATANSLVGQPCPVCGQGTIIKGKTAYGCSRWKEGCTFRKPFEQ, from the coding sequence ATGATTGTTTGTATTGCAGAGAAACCCAGCGTGGCGAAGGATATAGCACGGATTATCGGTGCTAACAGTAGTCACGACGGGTATATGGAAGGCAATGGCTATCAGGTGACGTGGACATTCGGTCACCTGTGTGAGTTGAAGATGCCCGAGGACTATACGCCCGTATGGAAGGCGTGGAGCCTGTCGGCACTGCCCATGATTCCACCAAAGTTCGGCATCCGACTGAAGGATGATACGGGCATCAAGAAGCAGTTTGCTATCATTGAGAGCCTGATGCAGAAGGCCGACGGCATCATCAACTGCGGTGACGCCGGACAGGAGGGTGAACTGATTCAGCGATGGGTGATGCAGAAGGCGCAGGCGAAATGTCCTGTGCAGCGCCTGTGGATCTCATCAATGACCGACGAGGCCATCCGCGAGGGCTTTGCCACGCTGAAAGACCAGAATGAATATCAGTCACTCTACCTTGCAGGACTGTCACGTGCTGTGGGCGACTGGCTCTTAGGAATCAACTGTACGCGCCTCTATACTATTAAATATGGTCAGAACCGACAGGTGCTCTCAATAGGCCGTGTGCAGACCCCTACCCTCGCCTTGATTGTAAATAGGCAGAAGGAGATTGACAACTTCAAGCCCGAGCCTTTCTGGGTTTTGGCCACCGTCTATCGCGACACCACCTTCACGGCTACATCGGGCAAGTTCACTTCGAAGGAGGAGGGCGAAAAAGCCTTTGCTACCATTGAGGGAAAGCCCTTCACGGTAACGAAGGTTGAGAAGAAAAACGGTAAAGAAACACCTCCCAGCCTCTATGACCTGACATCATTACAGGTAGATTGCAATAAGAAATTCGGTTACTCTGCTGAGATGACGTTAAATATCATCCAGCAACTCTACGAACAGAAGTTGACCACCTATCCGCGTGTAGATACCACGTTCCTGCCTGATGATGTGTATGGGAAGTGCCCGCAGACCATGAACGGACTTTTCCAAGTGAAGTTCGCAGGTCAGTCGCCCTACGCCGAACTGGTGAAAGCCCTGGGCGGAAAACCTTTGCTAAAATCGAAAAAGGTGTTCGATTCATCAAAGGTAACCGATCACCACGCCATCATCCCCACAGGCATAGTGCCTCAGAATCTAACGGATGTGCAACGCAAGGTCTATGACCTCATAGCCCGTCGCTTCATCTGCGTGTTCTACCCCGACTGTCAGTTTGCCCAAACCACGGTTTTAGGTGACGTTGACGGTATAGAGTTCAAGGTAACGGGCCGCACTATTCTTGACCCAGGTTGGCGTGCCGTTTATGCCAAGGACGCACAGACCGACGATGACGAGAAGAAGCCGGAAGAGGAAGAGCGCATGCTGCCTGCCTTTACGAAAGGTGAGAGTGGCGAGCACACCCCCACCCTCACGGAGAAGATGACCACACCACCCAAGTACTACACGGAGGCTACACTGCTACGTGCCATGGAGACAGCGGGAAAACTGGTGGAGGACGAAGAACTGCGACGAGCCATGAAGGAAAACGGCATCGGACGCCCGTCAACACGTGCTGCCATCATCGAGACACTGTTTAAGCGCCACTATATACGCAAGGAACGTAAGAACCTGCTAGCCACCGCTACAGGTATAGAACTCATTGATTTGATTCGTGAGGAACTGCTGAAGAGTGCTGAACTGACGGGTATTTGGGAAAAGAAGCTGCGTGACATAGAAGCCAAGAAATACGACCCTGTGAAGTTTATTGACGAGCTGAAACAGCAAGTGTCGGAAATCGTGCGCGAGGTGATTAGCGACAACAGCAACCGACGGGTGTCTGTAGAGGCTGAACCGCAGGCAAAGCCCAAGGCTGGCGCTAAAGCAGAAGGCAAGAAACCCCGTGCGCCACGCAAGAAAAAGGCAGAGGAACCTGCCACGCCCGCAACAGCAAATTCACTTGTAGGGCAGCCCTGTCCTGTATGTGGTCAAGGCACTATTATCAAGGGTAAAACAGCCTATGGTTGCTCCCGTTGGAAGGAGGGATGCACCTTCCGCAAACCGTTTGAGCAATAA
- a CDS encoding glycoside hydrolase family 3 protein, whose protein sequence is MRRIMQWVLAAILISGASVFTSCSSDNDDNPVAPTDEVEAQLQKMTLREKVGQLFYVRPECLDTTIHFNQPSSVDGSTDDIRAIKLQAVNETMRGVNEKYPVGGVILYAHNIEDEAQLTAFIAQIRALGGSPLLCIDEEGGRVARIANNGNFAVEKFESMAAIGATGNAQNAYHCGNTIGTYLRRYGFDIDFAPVADVNTNPENIVIGARAFSDNPEVAAPMVVSYLQGLKDAGVTGCIKHFPGHGDTKADTHFGYAQSLKTWDEMLSCEMTTFKAGIAWGTQLIMTAHIATPNVTGSDIPATMSSVILQDKLRGELGYRNIIITDAMEMGAITLQYSNAEAAVGTLLAGADIVLGPQNFVGAFDAVIKAVEDGTLTEERINQSVRRILRLKKQIGHQTLL, encoded by the coding sequence ATGAGAAGAATCATGCAATGGGTGCTCGCCGCCATCCTCATCAGCGGCGCAAGTGTATTCACATCGTGTTCGTCGGACAACGACGACAATCCTGTCGCGCCGACAGACGAGGTGGAGGCGCAACTGCAGAAGATGACGCTGCGCGAGAAGGTGGGGCAACTGTTCTATGTGCGCCCCGAGTGTCTCGACACCACCATCCACTTCAACCAGCCCAGCAGCGTCGACGGCAGTACGGACGACATCAGGGCCATCAAGTTGCAGGCCGTCAACGAGACCATGCGCGGCGTGAACGAGAAATACCCCGTGGGCGGCGTAATCCTCTATGCCCACAACATCGAGGACGAGGCACAACTCACGGCTTTCATCGCCCAGATACGCGCCCTTGGCGGCTCGCCGCTGCTCTGCATCGACGAGGAGGGAGGCCGCGTGGCCCGCATCGCCAACAACGGGAACTTCGCAGTGGAGAAGTTTGAGTCGATGGCGGCCATCGGTGCCACGGGCAATGCGCAGAATGCCTACCACTGCGGCAACACCATCGGCACCTATCTGCGCCGCTACGGCTTCGACATCGACTTCGCCCCCGTGGCCGACGTGAACACCAACCCTGAGAACATCGTCATCGGTGCCCGTGCCTTCAGCGACAATCCCGAGGTGGCCGCGCCGATGGTCGTCAGCTATCTGCAGGGGCTGAAGGATGCCGGCGTGACGGGCTGCATCAAGCACTTCCCCGGACACGGCGACACCAAGGCCGACACGCACTTCGGCTATGCGCAGAGCCTGAAGACGTGGGACGAGATGCTCTCCTGTGAGATGACGACCTTCAAGGCCGGCATCGCGTGGGGCACGCAGTTGATTATGACGGCCCATATCGCCACGCCCAACGTGACAGGCTCCGACATCCCTGCCACCATGTCGTCTGTCATCCTGCAGGACAAACTGCGCGGCGAACTGGGCTACCGCAACATCATCATCACCGACGCGATGGAGATGGGAGCCATCACCCTGCAATACAGTAACGCAGAGGCCGCGGTGGGCACACTGCTGGCCGGCGCCGACATCGTGCTTGGCCCGCAGAACTTCGTTGGTGCCTTCGATGCCGTCATCAAGGCCGTGGAGGACGGCACGCTCACCGAGGAGCGCATCAACCAGAGCGTGCGCCGCATCTTGCGGCTGAAGAAGCAGATAGGACACCAGACTCTACTCTGA
- a CDS encoding cytochrome ubiquinol oxidase subunit I, giving the protein MTNLFLSIDAGTIDWSRAQFALTAIYHWLFVPLTLGLAVIMGIAETIYYKKRTDFWKKTAQFWQRLFGVNFAMGVATGIILEFEFGTNWSNYSWFVGDIFGAPLAIEGIVAFFMESTFVAVMFFGWKKVSAGFHLASTWLTGLGATISAWWILVANAWMQYPVGCTFNPDTMRNEMTSFVEVALSPFAIDKFCHTVISSWIIGAVFVIAVSCWYLLKKRHTRLAIQSIKIAVIVGFIAALGAGATGHKSGQTVAQVQPMKLAAMEALYNGGNEMDLTMIAWVNPFKQPDYTNEAEPAMKLAMPYGLSMMATNTLDGYVPGINDLLNGYTKEDGTVELSVDEKIARGKLAIQALADYRKFKAENGNSKPGTLLYKKLFLEENMPYFGYGYVKDKHDLVPSVPINFWAFRTMVGLGCLFILFFGVVLILIFDIPMVSLIFRRLFSALGLLDERSADATSPADAMPRWLCWAAILMLPLAYICSESGWLVAEFGRQPWTIQDMLPTWAAVSDLQSSSVMITFFLFLILFTTMLAVEISILLKQIKKGPDATLNDK; this is encoded by the coding sequence ATGACTAACCTGTTTTTAAGCATTGATGCTGGTACTATTGACTGGTCGAGGGCGCAGTTTGCACTCACGGCTATCTACCACTGGCTCTTTGTGCCGCTCACACTCGGCTTGGCGGTTATCATGGGTATTGCCGAGACTATCTATTACAAGAAACGTACGGACTTCTGGAAGAAGACGGCCCAGTTCTGGCAGCGCCTCTTTGGCGTGAACTTCGCCATGGGCGTGGCTACGGGTATCATCCTTGAGTTCGAGTTTGGTACCAACTGGAGTAACTATTCTTGGTTCGTGGGCGATATCTTCGGTGCCCCACTGGCCATTGAGGGTATCGTGGCATTCTTCATGGAGAGCACCTTCGTTGCCGTGATGTTCTTCGGGTGGAAGAAGGTGTCGGCAGGTTTCCATCTGGCCTCTACGTGGCTCACAGGCTTGGGTGCCACCATCTCTGCCTGGTGGATTCTCGTGGCCAATGCGTGGATGCAGTATCCTGTGGGCTGCACGTTCAATCCTGACACCATGCGTAACGAGATGACCTCTTTCGTGGAGGTAGCCCTCTCGCCCTTCGCTATTGATAAGTTCTGCCACACGGTGATTTCTTCTTGGATTATCGGAGCCGTATTCGTCATTGCCGTGAGCTGCTGGTATCTGTTGAAGAAACGCCACACGCGCTTAGCCATACAGAGCATCAAGATTGCTGTCATCGTGGGCTTTATCGCAGCCCTTGGTGCTGGTGCTACAGGCCATAAGAGCGGGCAGACGGTGGCCCAGGTGCAACCCATGAAACTGGCTGCGATGGAGGCTCTTTATAATGGTGGCAACGAGATGGACCTCACCATGATAGCGTGGGTGAATCCTTTCAAACAGCCCGACTATACCAATGAGGCCGAACCCGCTATGAAACTAGCAATGCCTTACGGACTTTCGATGATGGCTACGAACACGCTCGATGGTTATGTGCCTGGCATCAACGACCTGCTAAATGGTTACACTAAGGAAGACGGTACCGTTGAACTCTCTGTAGACGAAAAGATAGCCCGTGGAAAACTGGCTATTCAGGCCCTTGCCGACTATCGCAAGTTTAAAGCTGAGAATGGAAACTCAAAACCCGGCACTCTATTATATAAAAAACTATTCCTCGAAGAGAATATGCCTTACTTCGGCTATGGTTATGTGAAGGATAAGCACGACTTGGTGCCCTCTGTCCCCATTAATTTCTGGGCATTCCGCACGATGGTGGGACTGGGTTGCCTCTTCATTCTGTTCTTTGGAGTGGTGCTCATCCTCATCTTTGATATTCCTATGGTGTCGCTCATCTTCCGTCGCCTGTTCTCTGCGCTGGGACTCCTCGACGAGCGTTCTGCCGATGCCACGTCGCCTGCTGACGCTATGCCACGCTGGCTCTGCTGGGCTGCTATCCTCATGCTGCCCCTAGCCTATATCTGTTCTGAGAGTGGCTGGCTCGTGGCTGAGTTCGGACGTCAGCCTTGGACCATTCAGGACATGCTGCCTACGTGGGCTGCCGTCAGCGACCTGCAGTCATCCAGCGTGATGATTACCTTCTTCCTCTTCCTGATTCTCTTCACCACCATGCTGGCTGTGGAAATCAGTATCCTACTTAAGCAAATTAAGAAAGGCCCAGACGCTACGCTAAATGATAAATGA